A portion of the Cloacibacillus sp. An23 genome contains these proteins:
- a CDS encoding ABC transporter substrate-binding protein, translated as MKSRLFTALAAFAVILAARPAAASGYQPVTVDNYGRKVTVTSMPQRVLTFGPNCSELFVALGLGSKIAGNTLDNHSRGPLPEYAAEYAKIPELNYGSATREAVLTSGADFVFGIDWEFGGAGLDIAELEACGMNVLVEKASNFDEIYGEIRALGKIFKIEERAEKFIKEQESRIAAVASKLKGREPLRVLVYDSGSGGVFTCSGGNFESLLIERAGGRNIFADLGGKQWATVSYEEVIERAPQVIVVHDYDSPSVEQKIAEIKANSALSQLECVKNGRFVAIALESVLPGSRMAYAVERLAAGFYPEIFAGR; from the coding sequence ATGAAAAGCAGACTATTCACAGCGCTCGCGGCCTTCGCCGTGATTCTCGCCGCGCGTCCGGCGGCGGCATCGGGCTACCAGCCCGTGACGGTAGACAACTACGGCAGAAAAGTCACCGTGACATCGATGCCGCAGCGCGTCCTGACCTTCGGGCCGAACTGCAGCGAACTATTCGTCGCGCTCGGACTCGGCTCCAAAATCGCCGGCAACACGCTAGACAACCACAGCCGCGGCCCGCTGCCCGAGTACGCCGCCGAATACGCGAAGATACCAGAGCTCAACTACGGCAGCGCGACGCGCGAGGCCGTCCTGACGAGCGGCGCGGACTTCGTCTTCGGCATCGACTGGGAGTTCGGCGGCGCCGGGCTCGACATAGCGGAGCTCGAGGCGTGCGGCATGAACGTCCTCGTCGAGAAAGCGTCGAACTTCGACGAGATATACGGCGAGATACGGGCGCTCGGCAAAATATTCAAAATCGAAGAACGGGCGGAGAAATTCATAAAAGAGCAGGAAAGCCGCATCGCGGCCGTCGCCTCCAAGCTTAAAGGGCGCGAGCCGCTGCGCGTGCTCGTCTACGACAGCGGCAGCGGCGGCGTATTCACATGCTCCGGCGGCAACTTCGAGAGCCTGCTCATCGAACGCGCCGGCGGCAGAAACATATTCGCGGACCTCGGCGGCAAACAGTGGGCGACGGTGAGCTACGAGGAAGTGATCGAGCGCGCCCCGCAGGTGATAGTGGTACACGACTACGATTCGCCGTCGGTCGAGCAGAAGATAGCCGAGATAAAGGCCAACAGCGCGCTCTCCCAGCTCGAATGCGTCAAAAACGGACGCTTCGTCGCCATAGCGCTCGAAAGCGTCCTCCCGGGAAGCCGCATGGCCTACGCCGTGGAACGGCTGGCCGCCGGATTTTATCCCGAAATATTTGCCGGCAGATAA
- a CDS encoding ABC transporter ATP-binding protein: protein MNRLEATRLCYSYGGRPAIEDVSVRAERGEFVGIIGPNGSGKSTLLKCLYRAIRPQKGAITLDGRDVSRMSYRESARKIAVVGQENEVLFDFSVRDIVAMGRSPHKRFFDIDGAEDEKIITHALEHAGMAEMSHRRYSCLSGGEKQRVLIARAMAQETDFLILDEPTNHLDVSCQLEIFDFIKRLNLTVVAAVHDLNMASLYCDRLYVMKGGRVVREGTPEQILTPELIREVYGVTAEAELHHATRKPAVTYLPEWALENEKRRENAHTEEKI from the coding sequence ATGAACCGCCTCGAAGCGACGCGCCTCTGCTACTCCTACGGCGGGAGGCCGGCTATCGAAGACGTCTCCGTGCGCGCGGAACGCGGAGAGTTCGTCGGCATAATCGGGCCGAACGGCAGCGGCAAATCGACGCTGCTCAAATGCCTCTACCGCGCGATAAGGCCGCAGAAAGGGGCGATAACGCTCGACGGGCGCGACGTCAGCCGCATGAGCTACCGCGAGTCGGCGCGCAAGATAGCCGTAGTCGGCCAGGAGAACGAGGTGCTCTTCGACTTCAGCGTCCGCGACATCGTCGCGATGGGGCGCAGTCCGCACAAGCGCTTCTTCGACATAGACGGCGCGGAAGACGAGAAGATAATAACCCACGCGCTAGAGCACGCGGGCATGGCGGAAATGTCGCACCGCCGCTACTCCTGCCTGTCGGGCGGCGAGAAGCAGCGCGTCCTCATAGCGCGCGCGATGGCGCAGGAGACGGACTTCCTGATACTCGACGAGCCGACGAACCACCTAGACGTGAGCTGCCAGCTCGAAATATTCGACTTCATCAAGCGGCTGAACCTCACAGTCGTCGCCGCCGTCCACGACCTCAACATGGCCTCGCTCTACTGCGACAGGCTCTACGTCATGAAGGGCGGGCGCGTCGTCCGCGAGGGGACGCCGGAGCAAATACTGACGCCGGAGCTGATACGAGAGGTCTACGGCGTTACGGCAGAGGCGGAGCTGCACCACGCCACTCGCAAGCCGGCCGTCACATATCTGCCCGAATGGGCGCTAGAAAACGAAAAACGACGCGAAAACGCGCACACGGAGGAAAAAATATGA
- a CDS encoding iron ABC transporter permease, producing the protein MEREKSFLVDGAGVPWLILFLAAAALLSAAAASGLGPVSVAPGETLKIFASRLPIAGGLVEHSWRALDERIVLGLRLPRVLLGMTVGASLAVTGVAMQALVRNHLADPFILGVSSGAAAAATLGMLFGVFSFLGAYSLSISAFIGSAVTITAVYALSRVRGRINIPQLLLSGVAIAMIMDGVTRIITLSAPNALGLHNATFWMSGSLAGARWSYLTLPFAVLVLCMAALMLNYRALNLLLLGEESAATLGVDVRRTHKLLVLLSSLMAGTTIAVSGTIGFVGLMVPHFTRLIVGSDHKKVLPVAALLGGILVVWTDVAARMVIAPEELPVGILTAVAGGPIFIWMLKRRGGRKQR; encoded by the coding sequence ATGGAGAGGGAAAAGAGTTTTCTTGTGGACGGCGCTGGCGTGCCGTGGCTGATATTGTTTCTCGCGGCGGCGGCGCTGCTATCGGCGGCGGCGGCCTCCGGGCTCGGCCCGGTGTCGGTCGCGCCGGGCGAGACCTTGAAGATATTCGCGTCACGCCTGCCTATCGCGGGCGGGCTTGTGGAGCACTCGTGGCGCGCGCTCGACGAGCGGATAGTGCTGGGCCTGCGGCTCCCGCGCGTTCTGCTGGGCATGACGGTCGGCGCCTCGCTCGCTGTGACCGGCGTCGCGATGCAGGCGCTCGTGCGCAACCATCTCGCGGATCCGTTCATCCTCGGCGTGTCGTCAGGCGCCGCCGCGGCGGCTACGCTCGGGATGCTCTTCGGCGTTTTTTCGTTTCTCGGCGCCTATTCGCTTTCGATAAGCGCCTTCATCGGCTCCGCCGTCACGATAACGGCGGTCTACGCGCTCTCTCGCGTGCGCGGACGCATAAACATCCCTCAGCTCCTGCTCTCCGGCGTCGCTATAGCGATGATAATGGACGGCGTGACGCGCATCATAACTCTGAGCGCTCCGAACGCGCTCGGCCTGCACAACGCGACCTTCTGGATGTCCGGCAGCCTAGCCGGCGCGCGCTGGAGCTATCTTACACTGCCCTTCGCTGTGCTCGTGCTCTGCATGGCGGCGCTGATGCTCAACTACAGGGCGCTGAACCTGCTGCTGCTCGGCGAAGAAAGCGCCGCGACGCTCGGCGTGGACGTGCGCCGGACGCACAAGCTTCTCGTGCTTCTCTCGTCGCTGATGGCTGGGACTACGATAGCGGTCAGCGGCACTATCGGCTTCGTCGGACTCATGGTGCCGCACTTCACGCGGCTCATAGTCGGCTCCGACCATAAAAAGGTGCTGCCCGTAGCCGCGCTGCTCGGCGGGATACTCGTCGTCTGGACGGACGTGGCGGCCCGCATGGTGATCGCGCCCGAGGAGCTGCCCGTCGGCATACTGACCGCTGTAGCGGGCGGGCCGATATTCATATGGATGCTTAAGCGGCGCGGCGGGAGGAAGCAGAGATGA